The DNA window cacaaaataacatctcctaaaatctcatgtcatctCCCAAgcgtgacatctactatgggattgagggagtactatttttgacTAATCAAATTACTTGGCATATATTTTAATCTTTTCTTGTGTTGACTGGTCAAATGGTATAAATAAATCAAGTCTCCTCCTATTGATAATTTGAGTTTTGTTCAATTAATTGTCACCGATATGTTAATCACTAGTACTCCACTATTCATTATGTTTTGTTGGAATTCTTATAATTCCTACTATTATTGATGGCACACTTGGATAATATTTcaggattttaggagatgttttaCGAGTCAAGTGGAGAGAATATAATTTTACAAACAAATCAATTAATGTCaataaataaacacaaaaaaacATGATTATAAAATAGATGATATATATGTAAGGAATTagagatgtaatcaaatgctAACTAATTTTCAATCCAGAACTCAGAACCTTCAATGTTGTgcattaaaattatcaacaaaaAGATATAACTTTGTCAATATTACATGTGAATTTTAATATCAACACagaatataaatatatcaaCAGATGATGTTGATATTCTTATATCCCAGTATTGATaattttaacatacaaaattgaggTTCTCAATTGAAATTAGTTAGCATTTTAACGCGACCCGAAGGAATTATGTATCAAGTTTGATATAATGTGTATCTTATCTATATATTATAGGCCAAGTTAGGAATTTTCACTACCAGAATAACAAACGTGTATCTATATCTTATAGGAATATATAACAAACCTTATCATAACCAAAATAGATTCAAAATAGGTTTTAAAAATCAGAAACCCAAAATTTTGCCTCACTTTGCCGCTGACAGCTGTTgaagattaattaaatttctttCGAACTTCATACTCAGTAGTCAAGTGTGTACACTTCTAATTAGaccaacataaaatataaatagaaactCCAACAAATAACAAATTTCTTacacataaacaaataaaataaatagagagtcaAACAAACAAATTTCTGACGCAATAAATTTGTAggttaattaaaaaatgaagtgcACGTTGAATTCAAAGAACAACCTACGCCGATTGGCCAATATATTAAGAAATTACGACGAACATTAATTATTAACCCAACTTTTATTATCAGAAGGCGGCGGCGCGATAGACCAGTCTAGTAAATtagtcaaaataaataatagtaaaaaaagaGTGGAAAATTTGACTAAGTTTTATGTGATTGGGATAATTATTTATTGCATTGTTTACTTACCTTTTTATAAGATTTGGGTTGATGATTTAGTTTGCAGAAATGGAGGAAAAGGTGTTGAGCTTTGAGGAGGTGTCCAAGCACAATACTACAGGGGATTGTTGGGTTGTCATCCATGGCAAGGtcattttcttctctctctttcttctcaAATATAGTTGGAGGAATATGAGTTTTGTGTTTCTAGGATCAAAATTGTTAGATTTTACGAGAATCAGATACGGTCCTTGTCCTTGGGAACAGGGGTGGCGTAGGGTGTGCCAAATAATATGCAGAGTCACGGCGATAGTTCCACTAAGATATgagtgtgtttgtttgtgtttgtgtatcCTTCGTATATGTTAATATCTGATAAATGTCACCTTACATGTTACAAGGCGTCATATGTGACTATTTATTTAAGATGATCTATTGCGCGTGAATAACATAACATGTTGTCTCATATATGAATACTTCGTATTTGTTAATATCTGAACATGATGATCAACTAATCCCCAGTGAGATTTCATCACAAAATTGGGATTTTAATAATTTGACAAATCATCTAGTTGTGCTGACCATCTTTGGGATTTgaattgatatttttatttatttcaatccTAAAATAGGTTGTTTAAATGTTGGATGATTGCTCTTGTAAGATTTAGCTAGGCAATAATTAAATAGTAATTCAACTTGAAAAATGATGAAATTGTAATCACAATCACAATGTCGAATATAATAGCTTTTCAAAAACACATTCTTCCAAAATGCCGTTACATTTCAGGTTATGctctaaaataataattaatcgCAAAAAAAGTTGTCTTGGGCCTTCATGGGCTGCTCGGGTTGACCCGAAATAGATGGCCCGTAGTTCAATATTTTTGACCCATAACCAGCCCGCTAAGGGCATTTGATGGGCCGATTTTCATCTTTGAGCTTTTATTTGTTTACAAAGTTTGATTGTATTAATTAGATGAAGCGtagaaaaaacaaaatcactaCGTTTAGTAATACATGTAAATATGTCCATTGAAAAAATATACAGCAAATATTTTGATCTAATTTCAGCTGCAAATTAAGATCTTATTAATTCAAAGATTGACGAGTTCCATGTGGAGTGTGACCATTTATTTAGTTTATGTAGGAGTAGTAATCTAATGGCTTTTATCGCACAATCTATAAGGTCTATGACGTGACCCGATTTCTTGACGAACATCCCGGGGGCGATGAAGTCTTGTTAAATGCATCATCAGGtacatttttcacaaaacaaGTCATCCGTGTATCtactttaaaattttcatataagaAGTGTTTTTATTCTAGCATATCCCTATATAgtcttttttttccattttgatccGTTTACAAAAATTAATCTATTAATACCAACTTTTCCCCAAAATAAGTCTATTAATTTTTACCCAATTTgatctctctcatactttattaattttacgTTAAAACGTATGTTAATccacaaacaaattaaaaaaagaccATTGTATTGCTATTTGATTAGTTAAATTTTGAGAATTAGGACGTGCCATAACTTCAATGAAATATATTGctaattcatttttctatttttgttatttCATGATGTAGGGATGGATGCAACCGTTGAATTTGAGGACGTTTCGCACACCGATTATGCACGAGAATTGATGAAGGATTTCTTGATTGGGAAAATAGATGAAAACACTCTTCCTAATATGCAGAAGAAATTCACTAGACATGATGCTTCTTTGAGCAACGATTCATCATCCCACCTCTTGCTCTATACCGCGCCCCTATTCGTACTCGCATTTGCATTTCTTCTTCGTTACTACAactacaacaacaacaacaactacTAGTTTCAGGCttctcattcatggcttcataATAATTCACAACAATGGCATTTGTACCTTTTCTTTGTGTTTTTGATCGGGTTCATGCAAATAGCTATGGTTTTTATTAGACAGGATGGTATGTGGTACTATCTATTGAAGTGCACCTGATACTGAGAAAGGAACTAAACAAATTATGATGATGTTTAATCCTATACAactaattaattagtagtagtaataagaGGAATTTTAGATTTAAGACAATTTACATGTATATGTCTTAGCAGTTTCGCTTATGTGCAAGTCTCACAtggtataaattaatttttttggtgtccactaaattcataaaattacaaattaaaaatgtcaCTGAATATGAATTTGGATCGGATATA is part of the Salvia splendens isolate huo1 chromosome 22, SspV2, whole genome shotgun sequence genome and encodes:
- the LOC121786254 gene encoding cytochrome b5-like, whose product is MEEKVLSFEEVSKHNTTGDCWVVIHGKVYDVTRFLDEHPGGDEVLLNASSGMDATVEFEDVSHTDYARELMKDFLIGKIDENTLPNMQKKFTRHDASLSNDSSSHLLLYTAPLFVLAFAFLLRYYNYNNNNNY